A genomic segment from Mus musculus strain C57BL/6J chromosome 13, GRCm38.p6 C57BL/6J encodes:
- the Gm20767 gene encoding 2-cell-stage, variable group, member 1-like: MDKAKKMMQSFSGFVKDTSDTEEHALPNAQVLPALSTRCSKSETLCFSKEQSHCSEDGWIAEWDLYSFCVFESVDYLRSYHRLNSAMKKGTEVFQSESQRKPQVSPGDVENYKDTEEPDQPFPSLLREKGLDLATCDGGDCPDQDPVSDNSRHLGCWAWLQRAFGQKKK, translated from the coding sequence ATGGATAAAGCCAAGAAGATGATGCAGTCCTTTTCCGGTTTTGTCAAGGATACATCAGATACTGAAGAACATGCACTGCCCAATGCACAGGTCTTGCCAGCCCTGAGTACAAGGTGTTCCAAGTCTGAGACACTTTGTTTCAGCAAAGAGCAAAGCCACTGCTCTGAGGATGGCTGGATTGCCGAATGGGATCTATACTCCTTTTGTGTatttgagagtgtggactacctGAGATCCTACCACAGATTGAATTCTGCCATGAAGAAGGGCACAGAGGTCTTCCAGAGTGAGAGTCAGAGGAAGCCACAAGTGTCCCCAGGAGATGTGGAAAACTACAAAGATACAGAGGAGCCAGACCAACCCTTCCCAAGCTTGCTCAGGGAGAAAGGACTGGATCTTGCAACCTGTGATGGTGGAGACTGCCCTGACCAGGATCCTGTTTCTGATAATTCCAGGCACCTAGGCTGCTGGGCATGGCTTCAAAGGGCTtttggccagaagaagaagtga